One region of Chlorobiota bacterium genomic DNA includes:
- a CDS encoding helix-turn-helix transcriptional regulator encodes MPKPKQQNSSKLPIRDPATFAAFGTALRRFRHQRQLTQEQLAWNSGIDRTFISELELGKKEPGLVTIFILAGALGISSATLLAEVESILSERR; translated from the coding sequence ATGCCCAAGCCGAAGCAGCAGAACTCCAGCAAACTCCCGATTCGGGATCCGGCGACGTTTGCTGCCTTCGGAACTGCGTTGCGTCGCTTCCGACACCAACGCCAGCTTACGCAAGAACAGCTTGCATGGAACTCTGGAATTGATCGCACCTTTATCTCTGAATTGGAGTTAGGGAAGAAGGAGCCTGGGTTAGTGACGATTTTCATTCTTGCCGGTGCCTTAGGGATTTCCTCTGCAACGCTGCTGGCGGAGGTGGAGAGCATCCTTTCCGAGCGGCGATAG
- a CDS encoding T9SS type A sorting domain-containing protein, with translation MRDQLNIAWHGGLSLPPARIAIHDLTGRLVASGATDPSVGAAIWHADAVADGTYFLTLYDRNGVVVASRLFSKQE, from the coding sequence GTGCGTGACCAACTCAACATCGCTTGGCATGGAGGGCTGAGTTTGCCGCCAGCTCGCATTGCCATCCACGACCTTACTGGAAGGCTTGTTGCCAGCGGAGCCACCGACCCTTCGGTTGGGGCAGCCATTTGGCACGCTGATGCGGTGGCTGATGGGACGTACTTCCTCACGCTGTATGACCGCAATGGGGTGGTTGTAGCCAGCAGGCTGTTTAGCAAGCAAGAATGA
- a CDS encoding VCBS repeat-containing protein translates to MMNPLAILLAIFLLATASPLLHAQASDTILPNPNAVLLRKIWMIRGETTGPNAGGMVGDGAAAIPDVTGDSLDDFLIHFGKSPLWKLFPSNNLAPDTTPIWQTIGFSTYPLTPGIGSFWGDSRKMLWIARDTCDTNQICFLRLLLFPLIKGTIADTPAFILNTHIQFCPRDVFARDLDNDGDDELILTRSCSYPEIWIYEGGPNFTTTAPTMKIGDENDNELSNHSTVIADVDGDRRLDMVTGAGYGGNPKLKIWYGRDGSPWNWNSTPDRVIHLSSNLPIGTKLIYANYDGDSLLDFAGNIHLGDNAGIYLFLSSSGKSFRNRSFALDDADLILHSSTYFVRDAVGTMNDPTKRFDMLPAIGIDPALLLFSGSRNGPTSPTRLGTPKRFNPTSSMPCDHWPIATGTDGVICWSMTQIGGGSIKALLSSLLVALTFHTMTLPWMFSNSQQRGSPMPSHSGQTLCVTNSTSLGMEG, encoded by the coding sequence ATGATGAACCCTCTTGCTATCCTTCTGGCCATCTTCCTGCTTGCCACAGCAAGCCCACTACTCCACGCCCAAGCCAGCGACACCATCCTCCCCAATCCCAACGCCGTCCTCCTTCGCAAAATCTGGATGATTCGCGGCGAGACTACTGGGCCCAATGCTGGTGGGATGGTCGGGGATGGGGCCGCTGCGATCCCTGATGTTACCGGAGATTCCCTTGATGATTTCCTCATCCACTTCGGTAAATCTCCCCTCTGGAAACTCTTCCCAAGCAATAATTTGGCTCCCGATACTACGCCCATCTGGCAAACCATAGGATTCAGCACTTACCCGCTTACCCCGGGCATTGGCTCCTTCTGGGGAGACTCACGAAAAATGCTCTGGATTGCACGCGATACCTGCGACACCAACCAAATCTGCTTCCTTCGACTCCTCCTTTTCCCTCTCATCAAAGGAACCATTGCTGACACCCCAGCGTTCATCCTCAACACTCACATCCAATTCTGCCCACGTGATGTTTTTGCTCGCGATCTTGACAACGATGGCGACGACGAGCTGATCTTGACTCGTTCGTGCAGCTACCCGGAAATCTGGATTTATGAGGGGGGACCGAACTTCACGACCACCGCGCCGACCATGAAAATTGGGGACGAGAACGACAACGAGCTATCGAACCACAGCACAGTAATTGCTGATGTGGATGGAGACCGGCGGTTAGATATGGTGACGGGGGCTGGGTATGGGGGCAATCCAAAACTCAAAATCTGGTACGGACGCGATGGCTCGCCATGGAACTGGAACTCTACTCCCGATCGCGTTATCCATCTCTCAAGCAATCTCCCCATCGGAACCAAACTCATCTATGCCAACTACGATGGCGATTCCTTGCTTGACTTCGCCGGAAATATTCACCTCGGAGACAACGCCGGTATCTACCTCTTCCTCTCCTCCTCCGGCAAATCCTTCCGTAACCGTTCCTTCGCACTCGACGATGCTGATCTCATCTTGCATAGCTCTACCTACTTTGTCCGAGATGCCGTCGGAACCATGAACGACCCAACCAAACGATTCGATATGCTTCCCGCTATCGGCATTGATCCTGCCTTGCTCCTCTTCTCCGGATCACGCAATGGGCCGACCTCACCAACGAGGCTTGGTACTCCGAAGCGATTCAACCCAACATCTTCTATGCCATGCGACCACTGGCCGATTGCAACGGGGACGGATGGAGTGATCTGTTGGTCAATGACCCAGATTGGTGGGGGTTCGATCAAGGCATTGCTGTCATCCTTGCTGGTGGCCCTTACATTCCACACGATGACCCTACCGTGGATGTTCAGCAACTCCCAGCAGAGGGGAAGTCCAATGCCATCTCACTCTGGCCAAACCCTGTGCGTGACCAACTCAACATCGCTTGGCATGGAGGGCTGA
- a CDS encoding OmpA family protein: MKTFMERLPIGRKTFATRALACAAIAQLVAAFPRQLHAQETDTLPTPTRFSVGGFAGLGGNLYFGSVDLGSSSKFGAGNCGVFNSGFGLGGVAGVLVEYRLTDGFTLGLRGIYNGSNGAMRTPNAAGAQFRKPDGSLAQIESEHTYLITNPSAGGELYGAIRPFNLPLTLRGGVRLAQPLSPTYELQEEIVEPAEAYFDNGTQTRKYGSGALNDGTEIGVIAGAGWPLKIGDFWELIPELTLSTTLTSFSPVGTGYQASAQPTVAVRYTFPTPAPDPPPPPPPPPPPPPPPPPPPPKPPVLAATVQAVGIAPDGSAQNHLSIQIAEVVRVREIAALPYIFFEENSAQIPDRYRNAQPGNARDPLSRYRAMLATLGERLAESPDQRITIVGTNANVGDEAGNTTLSRQRAEAVKEYLVSNWGIAADRIRTEARGLPEAPSNSAYPEGREENRRAEIVADAALLRPLRIADTTRAITSPGFRFQNSIRADAGVASWEISAQINGGPIRQLRGQMRPPETLNEQLTSQELERLSKPGMELGYGMSVGDSAGQTARTEAGRLPVEVTRTSVEETGEGASLQELGEVVVFDFNSARLRTEARAALERLRQRLPKGASIAIRGYADETGDPAVNLRLSTARARAVAAEFRDFTVAIEDPQSSISLFPNDTPEGRFYSRTVRVRLQ, translated from the coding sequence ATGAAAACCTTCATGGAACGATTGCCGATTGGCCGCAAAACCTTTGCCACCCGTGCCCTTGCCTGCGCCGCGATTGCACAGCTGGTGGCGGCCTTCCCGCGCCAGCTGCACGCCCAAGAAACCGACACGCTGCCAACGCCCACACGCTTTTCCGTTGGCGGGTTTGCCGGGCTTGGCGGGAACCTCTATTTCGGTTCGGTGGACCTTGGAAGCAGCTCCAAATTTGGCGCGGGGAACTGCGGCGTGTTCAACAGCGGGTTTGGGCTTGGCGGGGTTGCGGGGGTGCTGGTGGAGTATCGCCTAACCGATGGCTTCACGCTGGGGCTGCGTGGAATCTACAACGGCAGCAACGGCGCGATGCGCACGCCCAACGCCGCCGGTGCCCAGTTCCGCAAACCGGATGGATCGCTGGCCCAGATTGAAAGCGAGCACACCTACCTGATTACCAACCCATCGGCAGGGGGGGAATTGTACGGGGCAATCCGCCCGTTCAATCTTCCACTAACCTTGCGCGGCGGGGTCCGGTTGGCCCAGCCACTTAGCCCAACGTACGAGCTTCAAGAGGAGATAGTGGAGCCAGCCGAGGCGTACTTCGACAACGGAACCCAAACCCGCAAGTATGGGTCGGGAGCCCTGAACGATGGGACCGAAATTGGAGTGATTGCCGGAGCCGGTTGGCCGCTAAAAATTGGCGACTTCTGGGAGCTGATCCCCGAGCTGACCCTTTCCACAACGCTCACCAGTTTCAGCCCCGTGGGAACCGGCTATCAGGCATCGGCCCAGCCGACGGTGGCGGTCCGCTACACCTTCCCGACCCCGGCGCCGGACCCACCGCCGCCGCCACCTCCACCGCCCCCACCACCTCCGCCGCCGCCCCCACCGCCGCCCAAGCCTCCGGTGTTGGCCGCAACGGTGCAGGCCGTTGGGATTGCGCCCGATGGAAGCGCGCAGAACCATCTGTCAATCCAGATTGCCGAGGTGGTTCGCGTTCGGGAGATTGCCGCGCTTCCGTACATCTTTTTCGAGGAGAACTCCGCGCAGATTCCGGACCGCTACCGGAACGCGCAACCAGGGAACGCCCGCGACCCGCTAAGCCGCTACCGCGCAATGCTGGCCACGCTTGGCGAACGCCTTGCCGAATCGCCGGACCAGCGGATCACCATTGTTGGGACCAACGCCAACGTTGGCGATGAAGCCGGCAACACAACCCTTTCGCGCCAGCGTGCCGAAGCGGTGAAGGAGTATCTGGTCAGCAACTGGGGAATCGCTGCCGACCGAATCCGGACCGAAGCGCGTGGGCTGCCGGAGGCTCCTTCCAACAGTGCCTATCCAGAAGGGAGGGAGGAGAATCGCCGCGCCGAGATTGTGGCCGATGCGGCACTGCTCCGCCCGTTGCGCATTGCCGACACAACCCGCGCAATCACCTCGCCCGGGTTCCGGTTCCAGAACAGCATCCGCGCCGATGCGGGCGTTGCCAGTTGGGAGATTTCTGCGCAGATCAACGGCGGGCCAATCCGGCAACTGCGCGGCCAGATGCGCCCACCCGAAACGTTGAACGAGCAGCTCACCAGCCAAGAATTGGAGCGGTTATCGAAGCCCGGGATGGAGCTTGGCTACGGCATGAGCGTGGGCGACAGCGCGGGGCAAACCGCCCGAACCGAAGCGGGCCGATTGCCGGTGGAAGTAACCCGCACCAGCGTGGAAGAAACCGGCGAAGGAGCATCGCTGCAAGAACTTGGGGAGGTTGTGGTGTTCGACTTCAACAGCGCACGGCTACGCACCGAAGCACGCGCGGCACTGGAACGGCTGCGCCAGCGGCTGCCAAAAGGGGCCAGCATTGCAATCAGGGGCTATGCCGACGAAACCGGGGACCCGGCGGTGAACCTGCGCCTTTCCACGGCGCGTGCGCGTGCGGTGGCGGCGGAGTTCCGCGACTTCACCGTGGCAATCGAGGACCCGCAATCAAGCATTTCCCTGTTCCCGAACGACACGCCGGAAGGGAGGTTCTACTCCCGCACCGTTCGTGTGCGGTTGCAGTAA